One segment of Macrotis lagotis isolate mMagLag1 chromosome 1, bilby.v1.9.chrom.fasta, whole genome shotgun sequence DNA contains the following:
- the ZNF423 gene encoding zinc finger protein 423 isoform X2, with translation MIGDGCDLGIGEEEGGTGLPYPCQFCDKSFIRLSYLKRHEQIHSDKLPFKCTYCSRLFKHKRSRDRHIKLHTGDKKYHCHECEAAFSRSDHLKIHLKTHSSSKPFKCTVCKRGFSSTSSLQSHMQAHKKNKEHVAKSEKETKKDDFMCDYCEDTFSQTEELEKHVLTRHPQLSEKADLQCIHCPEVFVDENSLLAHIHQAHANKKHKCPMCPEQFSSVEEVYCHLDSHRQPDSSNHSISPDPVLGSVASMSSATPDSSASVERGSTPDSTLKPLRGQKKIRAVDREEGQSWSKVTYSCPYCSKRDFNSLAVLEIHLKTIHVDKPQQSHTCQVCLDSMPTLYNLNEHVRKVHKNHAYPMMQFSNISAFHCNYCPEMFADINSLQEHIRVTHCGPNANPADGNNAFFCNQCSMGFLTESSLTEHIQQTHCNVGNSKLESPVVQPTQSFMEVYSCPYCTNSPIFGSILKLTKHIKENHKNIPLAHNKKSKAEQSPVSSDVEVSSPKRQRLSASINSVSNGEYPCNQCDLKFSNFESFQTHLKLHLELLLRKQSCPQCKEDFDSQDSLLQHLTVHYMTTSTHYVCESCDKQFSSVDDLQKHLLDMHTFVLYHCTLCQEVFDSKVSIQVHLAVKHSNEKKMYRCTACNWDFRKEVDLQIHVKHSHLGNPTKSHKCIFCGETFSTEVELQCHITTHSKKYNCKFCSKAFHAIILLEKHLREKHCVFDAAAENGTANGMPPAGKKAEPADIQNILMKNPEAPNSHEASEDDVDASEPMYGCDICGAAYTMEVLLQNHRLRDHNIRPGEDDCSRKKAEFIKGSHKCNVCSRTFFSENGLREHMQTHRGPAKHYMCPICGERFPSLLTLTEHKVTHSKSLDTGTCRICKMPLQSEEEFIEHCQMHPDLRNSLTGFRCVVCMQTVTSTLELKIHGTFHMQKLAGNSAASSPNGQSLQKFYKCALCLKEFRNKQDLVKLDVNGLPYGLCAGCMTRSTNGQASGLTPPEASERPCGSLRCPECSVKFESAEDLESHIQMDHRDLTPETSGQRKGAQTSPVPRKKTYQCIKCQMTFENEREIQIHVANHMIEEGINHECKLCNQMFDSPAKLLCHLIEHSFEGMGGTFKCPVCFTVFVQANKLQQHIFAVHGQEDKIYDCSQCPQKFFFQTELQNHTLSQHAQ, from the exons ATGATAGGAGATGGGTGTGACCTCGGCATCggagaagaggaaggggggaCTGGCCTGCCCTACCCGTGTCAGTTTTGTGACAAGTCCTTCATCCGTCTGAGCTACCTTAAGAGGCACGAGCAGATCCACAGCGACAAGCTCCCCTTCAAGTGTACCTACTGCAGCCGGCTCTTCAAGCATAAGAGGAGTCGGGACCGGCACATCAAGCTCCACACAGGCGACAAGAAATATCACTGCCACGAGTGCGAGGCGGCCTTCTCCCGCAGCGACCACCTCAAGATCCACCTCAAGACACACAGCTCGAGTAAGCCCTTCAAGTGCACAGTCTGCAAGCGGGGCTTCTCCTCCACCAGCTCCCTGCAGAGCCACATGCAGGCCCATAAGAAGAACAAGGAGCACGTCGCCAAGTCAGAGAAGGAGACCAAGAAGGACGACTTCATGTGCGACTACTGCGAGGACACCTTCAGCCAGACGGAGGAGCTGGAGAAGCACGTCCTGACCCGCCACCCCCAGCTCTCAGAGAAGGCAGACCTGCAGTGCATCCATTGCCCAGAGGTCTTTGTGGATGAGAACTCGCTGCTTGCCCACATCCACCAAGCCCACGCCAACAAGAAACACAAGTGCCCCATGTGTCCGGAGCAGTTTTCCTCAGTGGAGGAGGTCTATTGTCATCTGGATAGTCATCGGCAGCCAGATTCCAGCAACCATAGCATCAGCCCCGACCCTGTGCTGGGGAGTGTGGCATCCATGAGCAGCGCTACCCCTGACTCAAGCGCTTCCGTGGAGCGAGGCTCCACCCCAGACTCCACCTTGAAGCCTTTAAGGGGCCAGAAAAAGATCAGGGCTGTGGACCGGGAGGAGGGGCAGAGCTGGTCCAAGGTCACCTACAGCTGCCCCTACTGCTCCAAGAGAGACTTTAACAGCCTTGCTGTTCTGGAGATTCACCTGAAGACGATCCACGTGGACAAACCCCAGCAGAGCCACACGTGCCAGGTCTGCCTGGACTCGATGCCCACACTCTACAACCTGAATGAGCACGTGCGAAAGGTCCACAAGAACCACGCCTACCCCATGATGCAGTTCAGTAACATCTCTGCCTTCCACTGCAACTACTGCCCTGAGATGTTTGCCGACATCAACAGTCTCCAGGAGCACATCCGTGTAACCCACTGTGGCCCTAATGCCAACCCTGCGGATGGCAACAATGCTTTCTTCTGCAACCAGTGCTCCATGGGCTTCCTCACAGAGTCCTCCCTCACGGAACACATCCAGCAGACCCACTGCAACGTGGGGAACTCAAAACTGGAATCCCCTGTTGTACAACCAACGCAGTCGTTTATGGAAGTTTACTCCTGCCCATATTGCACAAACTCCCCTATTTTTGGCTCTATCCTAAAGCTTACAAAGCATATTAAAGAAAACCACAAGAATATTCCATTGGCACACAATAAAAAGTCTAAGGCAGAGCAGAGCCCAGTTTCTTCTGATGTGGAAGTCTCTTCCCCTAAGAGGCAGCGACTCTCTGCTAGCATCAACTCCGTTTCCAATGGTGAATACCCGTGCAATCAATGTGATCTCAAATTCTCCAACTTCGAAAGCTTCCAAACCCACCTCAAATTACATCTGGAGCTTCTTTTAAGGAAGCAATCGTGCCCCCAGTGTAAAGAAGACTTCGACTCCCAGGACTCGCTCCTGCAGCACCTCACGGTCCACTACATGACGACCTCCACTCATTATGTGTGTGAGAGCTGTGACAAGCAGTTCTCGTCTGTGGACGATTTGCAGAAGCATTTGTTGGACATGCATACCTTTGTGCTCTATCACTGCACGCTTTGCCAAGAAGTCTTCGATTCCAAGGTCTCCATCCAAGTGCATCTGGCAGTGAAGCATAGCAACGAGAAGAAGATGTACCGCTGTACAGCCTGCAACTGGGACTTCCGGAAGGAGGTGGACCTCCAGATCCACGTCAAGCACAGCCACCTGGGCAATCCCACCAAATCGCACAAGTGCATCTTTTGTGGGGAGACCTTTAGCACTGAGGTGGAGCTGCAGTGTCACATCACCACCCATAGCAAAAAGTACAACTGTAAGTTCTGTAGCAAGGCCTTCCATGCCATCATCCTCCTGGAGAAGCACCTTCGGGAGAAGCACTGTGTCTTTGATGCGGCGGCGGAGAATGGCACTGCTAATGGCATGCCACCGGCTGGCAAGAAGGCAGAGCCGGCAGATATACAGAACATACTCATGAAGAACCCTGAAGCTCCGAACAGCCATGAAGCCAGTGAGGATGACGTGGACGCATCTGAACCCATGTACGGCTGTGACATTTGTGGGGCTGCCTACACCATGGAGGTGCTATTGCAGAACCACCGTCTGAGGGATCACAACATCCGGCCTGGGGAGGATGACTGCTCCCGGAAGAAGGCAGAGTTCATCAAAGGCAGCCACAAATGTAATGTCTGCTCGCGGACCTTCTTCTCGGAGAATGGACTGCGGGAACACATGCAGACGCATCGAGGTCCCGCCAAGCATTATATGTGCCCCATCTGTGGGGAGAGGTTCCCATCGCTGTTAACACTCACAGAACACAAGGTGACGCACAGCAAGAGCCTGGACACGGGGACCTGCCGCATCTGCAAGATGCCCCTTCAGAGCGAGGAAGAGTTCATTGAACACTGCCAGATGCACCCTGACTTGCGCAACTCCCTCACTGGCTTCCGCTGTGTCGTCTGCATGCAGACAGTCACCTCCACCCTAGAGTTGAAGATCCATGGCACCTTCCACATGCAGAAGTTGGCGGGCAACTCTGCCGCCTCCTCCCCCAATGGCCAGTCACTGCAGAAATTCTACAAATGTGCGCTTTGTCTCAAAGAGTTTCGAAACAAGCAGGACCTGGTAAAATTGGATGTCAATGGCTTGCCCTATGGCTTGTGTGCCGGCTGCATGACCCGCAGCACCAATGGACAGGCGTCTGGTTTGACCCCACCAGAGGCCAGTGAGCGGCCATGCGGGAGCCTCCGGTGTCCGGAGTGTAGTGTGAAGTTTGAGAGTGCAGAGGACCTGGAGAGCCATATACAGATGGACCACAGGGACCTGACCCCTGAGACAAGTGGGCAGAGGAAAGGTGCCCAGACATCTCCTGTCCCCCGA AAAAAGACATATCAGTGCATCAAGTGCCAGATgacctttgaaaatgaaagagaaattcaaatccaCGTCGCCAACCATATGATTG